The bacterium genome contains the following window.
TAAGGAAAGGGAAAACGACGCTTTTCCCTTTCCGTGGAGCGAAAAGTCCCGGATTGGACTTTTTGCGACTCTATCAAGAATGATCGAATAATTTCAATCTCGACTGGACCGATCCGGACGGCCGATCGAGGGGCAACCTCGTCAGGAAGACGCTGGTAGACCCCGCAGGGGGGTCATCCAATATGCAGGCCCTTTACACCTAACTTCCCCAGTGTCAGAGACCCTGGGGAAATTCAAAACCCAAAACCTGGAACTCCGGCCTTCGGCCGGCATGCAACTTCCACGCCATTTCTTTCTTTTCACTCGAACGTGTGCTAGTCTTTCAGCATGCATTCCTGGTTTGCTGGCTGGATGAGAGGCGGCTTGTGCATCGGTTTTGCGCTGCTGGTTCCCGGGATGATGACCCTGTCCATTCCGGCTGCTACCGCCGCCGCCCCCGAAGTTGAGATGACCGGATTTACCATCCTTCAGGAGACCGACTCCGGCAGGTGGGAGATCGAGTCCGCAAAGGCCCGGTATGATGGCGCCGGTGACGTCCTTCTGACAGGAGTTACGGCGACCCTGAAGAGCCCCCAGGGATCTGTCCTGGAGGTTGTCAGCGACCGGGGCCGTTTCGAATCGGACCGGCTGCTTCTGCACCTGGAGGGCAACGTGGGGGTCACGAGCGCCCTGGGGGCGAGCTTCGAGGCGCCCCGTGTCCGCTGGGACGGATCAGGTTCCGTTCTCGACGCCGACGGGGGAGTGAGGCTGACGAGGGGGCCGCTGCGGGTGACGGGCAGCTCCGTACGGTACGTGGTGAGCACGGGTACGGCTTTCCTGGGCGGTGGAGTGAAGTCCGTGTGGAGCGAAGGGAGTCTCCGACATTGAGGTACCTTAAAGTTTCCCGGTTGTTCTCAGCGTTGTTCCTTTTATTGTTCCTGACGATCCCTGCCTGGTCCGCGAACGGTGGTGTGGAGGTCGCCTCCGACAACCTTCGCCTCGAGGAACGCTCCGGAATCGTCAATTTCGAGGGGAATGTCCATGTCCGCCTTACCGATGCGGCTCTCACCTGCGATCTCCTCACGGTCAGGACTTCAAAGGATGACCCCTCCACTGTCAGGGCGGGGGAAGCGTCCGGAAACGTTGTCCTCCAGAGGGGTGGCGATCGTGTCGAAGCAGGGAAAGCGGCCTTCGATCTTGAAAAAGGGACGGTGGAACTGACCGGCAGCCCTCGTCTGGTCAGGACCGGTTCGACCATTACCGCCGGGAGGATCACCTATTCCCTGGAGGACGGGACGGCCAG
Protein-coding sequences here:
- the lptC gene encoding LPS export ABC transporter periplasmic protein LptC, translating into MCIGFALLVPGMMTLSIPAATAAAPEVEMTGFTILQETDSGRWEIESAKARYDGAGDVLLTGVTATLKSPQGSVLEVVSDRGRFESDRLLLHLEGNVGVTSALGASFEAPRVRWDGSGSVLDADGGVRLTRGPLRVTGSSVRYVVSTGTAFLGGGVKSVWSEGSLRH
- a CDS encoding LptA/OstA family protein, whose protein sequence is MRYLKVSRLFSALFLLLFLTIPAWSANGGVEVASDNLRLEERSGIVNFEGNVHVRLTDAALTCDLLTVRTSKDDPSTVRAGEASGNVVLQRGGDRVEAGKAAFDLEKGTVELTGSPRLVRTGSTITAGRITYSLEDGTASFEGPVNAVFTSPGDR